tctcatggtcttggatggagctgttcccaaaccgtgctgtgatgcatcccggtaaAATGCTGTCtagggcgcatctgtagaagttggtgagagttgttggggacatgccgaacctcctaagcAAGTCGAGGCGTTGGTGTGATTTCTTGGCGTTGTttaaatatgggtggtccaggagaagctgctggtgatatttattctgaGGAGCTTTATCGGTGTGAAAAAACCTTGGGGCATCTTTAGaacatgttttcccactttcgcatctactccctgaacacaccagggtcaatttgcagagggctaattagcccacaaacccacatgccttttgGATTTTATTCTTTTTCGAGGGATATGGTctaaatgtgggcaagtggggttaATTTACGCACAGcaactctggggaacatggataggtgatgtttcgatctTGGGTCAGTATAACAGAACCACcagctgaagaagagtcccgacccttaacgtcaccgatccatgttctccagagatgctgcctgacccgctgagttactccagcactctgtgaaacgtcacctacccatgttactccagcacttcatcatATTCATAGGTCCTAGGAAcagaagtaggtcatttggcccatcgaatgtcaagttaggaaaaggggaagtacatcgagatctaggtgtcctagtgcatcagtcactgaaaggaagcatgcaggtacagcaggcagtgaagaaagaaattcctcctcatctcctttccaaagttacgcccttttattctgagggtgtgcctgtccaggtgtcttttaaatgctataagaagataactgcagatgctggtacaaatcaaaggtttttatttacaaaatgctggagtaactcatcaggtcaggcagcatctcgggagggaaggaatgggtgacgtttcgggtcgagacccttcttcagactgatgtcaggggggcgggacaaaggaaggatataggtggagacaggaagatagagggagattgggaagggggaggggaagggagggacagaggaactatctaaagttggagaagtcgatgttcataccgctgggctgcaaactgcccaggcgaaatatgaggtgctgtttctccaatttccggtgggcctcactatggcactggaggaggcccatgacagaaaggtcagactgggagtgggagggggagttgaagtgctcagccaccgggagatcagtttgattttaaatgctgttgtcgtCGTCGTGGTGGCTAACCCTCGAGGTGGAGGATGTTGGTCTaagttccgatgtcagaacgaagacgcctgtgtgtgcgtgcgtgtgtttaacGTGTAATTgacgttgcactccaagaagcacacggtccttcacaaatcaatcaatcaactcattccaatggtAAGGGAACTGAGACGATTAGGGCTGATAGACCTGTTGCTGCCtacatccgccttcacagccgttgagttcaagataactttgtccgcctggtctgccgttgaggtcttgtacgttggatcgttcttggtccggaccttaccgccatgggtggccctaccagaagctcgtGCTTCCgacggaatcatgggggcacgcaagcatcttcaccacaacaaggtgaaccatCCGATGAGGAAAAGTACCAGCCCCAacaacctcctctagcagctcgttccatacacccactaccctccgaGCGAAGAtgtcgcccctcaggttcccattcaatctttccccatctcagcttaaacctagctcctctggttcttgattcccccactctacgtaaaagactgtgtattcaccttatctattcccctgatgatTCTATGCACCTCTGCAAggtataggggttgccaacttcctcactcccaaataagggacaaggtgatgtcaccgccccgcgcccatcgtgacccagccagcggccacgtgctcctgctccaccaatggcggccgcccgggccgggagcgggttgttacgtaacctccgttaggcggcaactgggcctctggacctacagtgtccgggcctacagtgtccgggcctacagcgtccgggcctacagcgtccgggcctacagtgtccgggcctgcagtgtccgggcctgcagtgtccgaacatacagtgtccgggcctacagtgtccgggcctacagtgtccgggcctacagtgtccggacctacagtgtccgggcctgcagtgtccgggcctgcagtgtacgggcctgcagtgtccgaacgtacagtgtccgggcctacagtgaccaagcctacagtgtccgggcctacagtgtccgggcctacagtgtccgggcctgcagtgtccgggcctgcagtgtccgggcctgcagtgtccgggcctgcagtgtccgaacgtacagtgtccgggcctacagtgaccgagcctacagtgtccgggcctatagtgtccggggcttgcagtgtccgggcctgcagtgtccgggcctacactgtccgggcctacagtgtccgggcctacagtgtccgtgcccacagtgtccgggcctacagtgtccgggcaacaGTGTCCGGGGCTTGCAGTgtacgggcctgcagtgtccgagcctacagtgtccgcgcccacactgtccgggcctgcagtgtccgggcctacaatgtccgggcctacagcgcctccccccaggcctaatacgggccaagagtggtcccgtacgggacaaaccaatttagcccaaaaaacgagatatcccggctaatacgggacagttggcaaccctaataaggtcatccctcagccaaggaataatgtcctggcTTGTTgaatctctctatagctcaggccctcaagtcctggcaacatcctcgtaatcttctctgcaccctttccagcttaatggcattcttcctatagcagcatgagttataggaaaaatgtctcTGTTTTCTAGTGCTCACCACCTCAACCCATGATCATCAGGTaaaaaaatcatgtgaggaatagattgggtagagtctcttgtccagaattcggggaatcgaggaccagaggacataggttcaaggtgaaagggggggggggaagatttaataggaatccgaggggtaaaggactggacaagccagatacaggaaaaaatttcccaatgttgggggagtccagaaccaggggccacacacagtctaagaataaaggggaggccatttaaaactgagttgagaaggaactttttcacccagagagttgtgaatttgtggaattctctgccacagagggcagtggaggccaattcactggaatgaatttaaaagagagttagatagagctctaggggctagtggaataaagggatatggggagaaggcaggcacaggttactgattgtggatgatcagccatgatcacaatgaatggcggtgctggctcgaagggctgaatggcctcctcctgcacctattttctttgtttctatgtgatTGCAGGTTGGGTGCCATCTTAGTGATCCCAAGATAGTGTACATTTTAGTTAATAGCAGGGCTAAAATTGCATGTCTCAGAGTACACATATCTCTCACCTTAGATTAACGTGGGTATCTTGCAAGTCAGGTCCTTAGTGGATTGAAATATTGATCTTTAAAGTACATCAATGTAAGAGGTAAGTTCTACATAAAGGATGAGGATCTTGAGTGGTGACAATGAAaataatttgtttagtttattgtcacgtgtaccgaggtacagtgaaaatatttttttgcgtgctgaccagtcaacggaaagactgtacatgattacaatcaagctgttcacagtgtacagatacagaataaagggaatagcgtttcgtgcaagatacagtctagtaaagtccgactgaagatagttcaagggtctccaatgaggtagatgggagacacaaaatgctggagtaactcagcgggtcaggcagcatctcgggagaacatggataggtgacgtttcacagagtgctggagtaactcagtgggtcaggcagcatctctggagaacatggataggtgacgtttcacagagtgctggagtaactcagcgggtcaggcagcatctctgtggagaacgtggacaggtgacgtttcacagagtgctggagtaactcagtgggtcaggcagcatctctggagaacatggataggtgacatttcgggtgaagatctttcttcagacttcttcagatggTGGGTCAGAACCACTGTCCAGTTGGTGATGGAACGGATCAGTTtacatgcacacctccagattccgggacagtttctccccggctgccatcaggcaactgagccgtcCTACCAACCAACTGGAGAGCTGTCCCGATCTACCATCCGCCACATGGGAGACCCCTTAGACTATCTTCACCGGGCTCCATCTCGCACTGATGGggataaggggtcggacacgttagaggcaggaaacatgttcccaatgttggggggagtccagaactaggggccacagttcaagaataaggggtaggccatttagaacggagatgaggaaaaaccttttcagccagagagttgtgaatctgtggaattctctgcctcagaaggcagtggaggccaattctctgaatgcattcaagagagagctggatagagctcttaaggatagcggagtcagggggtatggggagaaggcaggaaaggggtactgattgagaatgatcagccatgatcacattgaatggcggtgctggctcgaagggccgaatggcctcctcctgcacctattgtctattgtctattgggatggGACAAGTGAAGGTGATTCTCGAAAGTCTTAAATCACCATCCTGCAATTAACACCAGCACGCACTGCCTGATTATACAGGACtagtatcatagagtgatacagcgtggaaacaggccctttggcccaacttgccccatcgacactagtcccaccggcttgcatttggcccatatccctctaaacctgtcatatccatgtgactgtctattgtctattgaaacaaaacCCGTTCCGTCCTTCGTCAGTATTCCCCGCCGTCGTATCTGAAGGGATGTACTGGACGCTCGGGGTAGGAGTGCGAGGAGCAGCTCCCGTATCTGTAGTTGTCCAGGCCGTCGAGCCTGTCTGGCTTCGAGGGTCCTTCCTGCGGGTAGGCCAGAGACGGCCTGACCACGCCACTGTCCTCTTGGTACTTTGACTCGGGATAAACGCCGGGGGTCACGGCCTCTGCCAAGTGGCTGCAGTTGGGCAGGTTTTTGGCGTCGCCAACGTTGTCTCCAAACTTGCTCATGGGCTTGTAGGTTTGGTAGGAGaccttggtggtggtggtgatgatggTCTGCAAGGCCGGCGGAGTGGAGCCGGCACCGGCCAACCGGCAAGGGAAGTCGCCGCCGTAGTAATGGCCGCCGTCGGGCGTGAGGCGCCCGCACTCGCCCCGGTCGCCGTATCCCCCTTTCAGTATCTGCTTCCAGCCGGGATGCTTGTCAAAGTCGCGCCCGTGGACGTTGGCGGCGCCGGCCCCGTTGAGCTGGGGCGCGCCCAGCTGCCCGCACGTCTTCCCCGAGTCGCCCTCGGGCTGGGCGCACGCCGAGTCCTTGTAGAGAGACGGGTAGGCGGCGGAGCCCAGGTAGCCGGGCACGGCAAACTCGTAGCCGCACGACCCCCGGGGCACGTAGATCCTCGGGTGGCAAGTGACCTTCTGGAGGGGTGAGGCCGCTTCGCCGACGTTGCCGGCTGGGTCGTAGGCGGGCTTGTAGGCCTCGGCGTTTTGGAACGGCGAGAACTGGTGTGTTGTTGGGACGGGGAAGCTCGGTTCCCCGGCAATCAGGCCGTACCTGTCCGCGGCCTCCAGGCAAGGCAGGTGGTGGAGGCCGCTGAAGAGACCTCCACTGTCATGGTATCTGCTCGCCTGCAATGAATCAAATGACATCCAGATTAACCAAGGTGAACCAAGATGGgggttaacttttatttatatgctgtaactgtgattcttttttttgcacaatccgcaggcattgccactttcatttcactgcacatcgtgtatgtgtatgtgacaaataaacttgacttgacttgacttgacttgacttgtacttattcacaaaatgctggagtaactcagcaggtcagacagcatctcgggagagaaggaatggatgacgtttcggggtgagacccttcttcagactgatgtcaggggggcgggacaaaggaagggtataggtggagtaactcagcaggtcaggcagcatctccggagagaaggaatgggtgacgtttcagggtcgagacccttcttcagactgaagggtctcgacccgaaacgtcgcccattccttctctcccgagatgttgcctgacctgctgaattactccagcattttgtgaataaataccttcgatttgtaccagcatctgcagttatcgtcTTATACttattgacttgacttgggttgctgcctcacggcgcccgagacccgggttccatcctgactatgggtgctgtctgcatggagtttgtacgatcgcCCCATTTTTGTAGACGGTAGTCAATAGACAGTTCACTGTCAGACAATAGACagatcactgtgatcatggccgtgtaagaaaataactgcagatgctggtacaaatcgaaggtttttattcacaacatgctggagtaactcagcaggtcaggcagcatctcaggagagaaggaatgggtgacgtttcgggtcgagacccttcttcagacttcatggctgatcattctcaatcagtaccccgttcctgccttctccccatacccccctgactccgctatccttaagagctccatctagctctctcttgaaagcatccagagaattggcctccactgccttctgaggcagagaattccacagcttcacaactctctgggtgaaattttatttcctcatctccgatccaaatggcctaccccttattcttaaactgtggccccctggtcctggttttctccgggcgctccggcttcctcccacactccaaagatgtggacGTTCGtagcatccattgacttggtaaaattgtagagtGTCTCTCATGTGTAGGGATAGTGTCAGAGTGtgcggatcgctggttggcatggactgggtgggccaaagggcctttttcccacTCTGtatctaaaaaactaaaactaaattaataacAGTGCAATTAATTACCCTGTAAGACATCTACACAGATTGTGTTTCACAtaggtagagtcatacagcgtggaaacaggcccctcatctgaatgcccacaccgaccaacttgctccatctgcactggtcccacctgcctgtgtttggcccatatccctccaaacctatcctctccatgtgtctgctcagtctgaagatgggtctcaacacgaaacgtcacctatctaactctcttttaaattcatccagtgaattggcctccactgattgcttcaatagacaatagacaataagtgcaggaggaggccattcggcccttcgagccagcaccgccatgcaatgtgatcatgcctgatcattttcACTCagcaccccgctcctgccttctccccataccccctgactccgctatccttaagagctctatctagctccctcttgaatgcattcagagaattggcctccactgccttctgagacagagaattccacttctgaggcagagaattgcacaatccACTGATTGCTTCAGATTGTTAGCTTGCCCTCTTGTAAATATCAGCATCCataagtcatagtgtcatacagagtcattcaactacctcctctggcagctcgttccatacacccaccaccctctgtgtgaaaaggttactcctcagattcctattaaatcttttccccttcaccttgaacctatgtcctctggtcctcaattcccctactctgggtaaaagactctgtgcgtctacccgatctattcctctcatgattttgtgcacctctgtaagatctcccctcaccctccacatccctccaaacctttcctatccatgtacctgtccaaatgtttcctaaatgttgaggcaggtagtatcatttgccagcgtttggcccatttctctctaaacttttcctatccatgtacctgtacaagtgacttttaaatgctgttatagtccctgcctcaactacctcctcttgcaagcccgttccatacacccaccgccctttgtgtaaataaagcagcccctcaggttcctgttaaatttcccccccctcaccttaaacctacgccttcccccagagagttgtgaatctgtggaattctctgcctcagaaggcagtggaggccaattctctggatgtttctaagagtgagctagatagagctcttaaagatagtggagtcagggggtacggggagaaggcaggaacggggtactgattgagaatgatcagccatgatcacattgaatggtggtgctggctcgaagggccgaatggccgactcctgcacctattgtctattgtctattgtctgttgtctattgtctatgccctctggtcagtgattctcctactctgggcaagatacactgtgtgtctacccgatctat
This portion of the Rhinoraja longicauda isolate Sanriku21f chromosome 2, sRhiLon1.1, whole genome shotgun sequence genome encodes:
- the gcm2 gene encoding chorion-specific transcription factor GCMb, translating into MATGDLYQDADCVCSSGMKITWDINDPKLPQEVKQFDGFQEWTDGYVRYIYVAADKCAQRHLSGWAMRNTNNHNCQILKKSCLGVVVCSGNCTLPSGGRLQLRPAICDKARQKQQKKICPNCNSGLELVPCRGHSGYPVTNFWRLDTKAIFFQAKGVHDHPRPESKSETETRRSAVKRCLSSPHFTHKKRQMESEASRYHDSGGLFSGLHHLPCLEAADRYGLIAGEPSFPVPTTHQFSPFQNAEAYKPAYDPAGNVGEAASPLQKVTCHPRIYVPRGSCGYEFAVPGYLGSAAYPSLYKDSACAQPEGDSGKTCGQLGAPQLNGAGAANVHGRDFDKHPGWKQILKGGYGDRGECGRLTPDGGHYYGGDFPCRLAGAGSTPPALQTIITTTTKVSYQTYKPMSKFGDNVGDAKNLPNCSHLAEAVTPGVYPESKYQEDSGVVRPSLAYPQEGPSKPDRLDGLDNYRYGSCSSHSYPERPVHPFRYDGGEY